One Manihot esculenta cultivar AM560-2 chromosome 6, M.esculenta_v8, whole genome shotgun sequence DNA segment encodes these proteins:
- the LOC122723860 gene encoding uncharacterized protein LOC122723860 — protein sequence MVRIAWEKVGKERLRDILNRVRSELLHKHKKTDVAYLYNLGPDWMEAEIWNELVAYWSTPEWRKKSEAGKANRNVEKDGTITKHSGGSIKLEVHENRLAKKLGRQPTQLELFRATHTKKGSQGVYIDGKSRRVDGAYLSTIAENVNDNCESQSAFDLNKWIEISGSSKGRVYGFGSSDIAKSGTPTTSFSCTSAHPGGPSQTMFSLEEVEQILEQNRIKMKQDMEQMQEQMRMLGKGLAYETAGRKDPSFAAVRSVAAGRTAEAVVVIMSLEVGSAEAETVTTFGSICIKINP from the exons ATGGTTCGAATTGCTTGGGAAAAGGTAGGTAAAGAAAGACTGCGAGACATTCTTAATAGAGTTAGGAGCGAATTGTTGCACAAGCACAAGAAGACGGATGTTGCTTATCTATATAATTTAGGACCAGATTGGATGGAGGCAGAGATATGGAATGAACTTGTTGCATATTGGAGTACACCAGAGTGGAGAAAGAAATCAGAAGCTGGTAAAGCAAATAGAAACGTAGAAAAAGATGGGACTATTACGAAACACTCTGGTGGTTCAATAAAATTGGAGGTTCATGAGAATAGATTG GCAAAGAAGTTGGGTAGAcaaccaactcaacttgaacTATTTCGTGCAACTCACACAAAAAAGGGGAGTCAAGGTGTTTACATTGATGGAAAATCACGACGAGTTGAT gGAGCTTATTTGAGTACAATTGCTGAAAATGTGAATGACAATTGTGAGAGTCAGTCTGCTTTTGATTTGAATAAGTGGATTGAAATTTCTGGAAGTAGCAAAGGAagagtttatggttttggatCCTCTGATATTGCAAAATCAGGAACTCCAACTACATCTTTCTCATGCACATCAGCTCATCCTGGAGGACCTTCTCAAACTATGTTTTCTTTAGAGGAGGTTGAACAAATATTAGAGCAAAACCGGATTAAAATGAAACAAGACATGGagcaaatgcaagagcaaatgcga ATGTTAGGAAAAGGTTTAGCGTATGAAACAGCAGGCAGAAAAGACCCATCATTTGCAGCAGTAAGAAGTGTGGCGGCAGGAAGAACAGCAGAAGCAGTGGTAGTTATAATGTCATTGGAAGTAGGCAGTGCAGAAGCAGAGACAGTGACAACATTTGGTTCCATTTGTATAAAGATAAATCCTTAA